CTTCGAAGAACCCTGAACCCTGAACCCTGAACCCTGAACCCTGAACCCTGAACCCTGAACCCTGAACCCTGAACCCTGAACCCTGAACCCTGAACCCTGAACCCTGAACCCCGAACCCCGAACCCTGCCTTACTGCACGGTCAGCGTCACTTCGGCTGAGGTTGTGCCATCCGGGTTGCGAACACGCACTTTTCGGGCGCCCGCGGCCCCGGCTGGGAATTTCTTGACCTGGACTGAAGTTGCCTTCACCTTGGTTTTGGCGGTTGTGGTCACTCCATCAATTTGAACCACGGCGCCGGTTTGGAAGCCGCTGCCATTGATGACGAGCTTCTTCACCGTCGAATTGGCGGTAGCTGACGTGGGGGTGATGGATGAAATCACTGGTGCCGCCAGAATTCGGAAATTCGCATCGCTTTCATCCGAGACAATTGTATCGCCTTCCTGAACCGAAACCCGGATGCGAGCCTGTTCGGAGGTCGTTCCGGCGGGAACGGCAAAGGCAAACGACATGGCGGAAGAGGCCAGCCCGGTTGCCACCTGGGTGCCGTAGGTCGCGCCGCCATCCACTGAAAGTTCAATGCTTTGCACTGCGGTTGAGTCAGTCACCACGTCCCAGGTGATGTTAAATGGAAGGCCGCCGGCGCTCAGGACTTCGTTGCCATTTGGGGCAATGACTTCGACCGTCGTGCCTGGATTGCCGCCTTCAAACGTAAAGGCATTGGCCTGGACCGCCTGTTGTCCATCTGGGTTGCGGACGATGACATCCACGCTTCCGGCTGAATTGGGTTGGGTTCGAACCTTGACTTCAGTGGCTGAAACCGAGACCGGAGTCAGTTCACGTGAGCCAAACGACACTGACAACCCCTGGACAAAATTGGTGCCGGTTAAGGTGACTTCCGTCCCGCCAGCCGTGGGGCCAAAGGTTGGGGTGATGCCGGTCAAGGTCGGTGCCAGTTGCGGTGCTTCGTAGGTAAAGCCACCTCTGAGCGTGCCCGAAAGGCCATCTGAATTTTTGACCACGACATCAACGGCACCAGCGGCGTGAGCCGGTGTGGTGACGCGGATGGTTTTGTTGTCCACAAAGGTGGTTTGGGCGGCGAGTCCATCAAACGTGGCCGAAATGCCATTGGCGAAATTGGTCCCCGAAATGGTGACTGACGTTCCGCCAACGGTTGTTCCACGGTTGGGAGTGAGGGTGGTGACGGTTGGTGGTTGAGCGGCAGCCGGGGCATTGACCTTGACACTGGTCGTGTAAATGCTGTCTCCGGAACTGGTTCCATCGCCATTGGCTGCATTGCCAGATGAATAAAAGGTAATTGCGCCAACATTGGAGGCTGGTGCGGTCCAATCAAACGTGAATGATGCTTGATTTGGTGTTCCACGCTGGGTTCCAGCACTGGTATGTTGAACGTAGGTGCGTTGCTTTCCACTTACCGAAGTACTGGTCTGCTGGGTCTGGCTGGGGCTGGTCAGCGTAAATGACCCGGCAAATGATCCATCATCGGTGAGACTGGTAGTCTGAAAGCCCCAGCGCTGACGACCATTTTGAGC
The Acidobacteriota bacterium DNA segment above includes these coding regions:
- a CDS encoding IPT/TIG domain-containing protein, which gives rise to MRSFQRNLKLLCIGVFLLGWSAVAYAFSSGPPAGRTGAPGELNCTNCHGGSPNSGGGRLSITGLPASYTPGTKYSVTVTVAQNGRQRWGFQTTSLTDDGSFAGSFTLTSPSQTQQTSTSVSGKQRTYVQHTSAGTQRGTPNQASFTFDWTAPASNVGAITFYSSGNAANGDGTSSGDSIYTTSVKVNAPAAAQPPTVTTLTPNRGTTVGGTSVTISGTNFANGISATFDGLAAQTTFVDNKTIRVTTPAHAAGAVDVVVKNSDGLSGTLRGGFTYEAPQLAPTLTGITPTFGPTAGGTEVTLTGTNFVQGLSVSFGSRELTPVSVSATEVKVRTQPNSAGSVDVIVRNPDGQQAVQANAFTFEGGNPGTTVEVIAPNGNEVLSAGGLPFNITWDVVTDSTAVQSIELSVDGGATYGTQVATGLASSAMSFAFAVPAGTTSEQARIRVSVQEGDTIVSDESDANFRILAAPVISSITPTSATANSTVKKLVINGSGFQTGAVVQIDGVTTTAKTKVKATSVQVKKFPAGAAGARKVRVRNPDGTTSAEVTLTVQ